A single Primulina eburnea isolate SZY01 chromosome 11, ASM2296580v1, whole genome shotgun sequence DNA region contains:
- the LOC140805985 gene encoding glutathione S-transferase L3-like isoform X1, with amino-acid sequence MATLNLSHQRYIPYYTHGSNTKCQKWSNLGLQLCFKNPIIFHASFGKSDIAVALSATGSGIVKEVLPPAFNSSSDPPTIFDGIPKLYISYSCPYAQRVWITRNYKGLQDKIKLVPIDLHNRPSWYKEKVYHENKVPALEHNNQVKGESLDLIRYIDSNFEGPSLFPSDPVKREFAEELLLFTNSFYKAVTTSLKEDKMNEAAASLPFDDIETALSKFDDGPFFLGQFSLVDIAYAPFIERFQPFFLEVKKFDITDSRPKLCVWIEEMNKIEAYRQTQRDAKEHVESYKKRFST; translated from the exons ATGGCCACTCTCAACTTAAGCCATCAACGCTATATCCCTTATTACACTCATGGCAGTAATACCAAATGCCAGAAATGGAGTAATCTTGGTCTCCAGTTGTGCTTCAAGAACCCAATAATTTTCCACGCTTCCTTTGGGAAAAGCGATATTGCAGTGGCACTATCAGCAACGGGTTCTGG AATTGTGAAGGAGGTCCTTCCACCTGCTTTTAATTCCTCTTCGGATCCGCCAACAATTTTTGATGGAATCCCCAA GCTGTATATATCTTACTCGTGCCCGTATGCTCAACGCGTGTGGATTACTCGGAATTATAAG GGATTGCAAGATAAGATAAAATTGGTCCCAATTGATCTTCACAACAGGCCATCTTGGTACAAGGAGAAAGTGTACCATGAAAATAAG GTGCCGGCCCTAGAACACAATAACCAAGTTAAGGGAGAGAGCCTCGACTTGATTCGATATATTGATAGTAACTTTGAAGGGCCTTCACTTTTTCCCAGT GATCCTGTAAAGAGAGAGTTTGCTGAAGAATTGCTTTTGTTCACCAACTCTTTCTACAAAGCTGTTACAACTTCTTTAAAAGAAGACAAAATGAACGAAGCtg CAGCCTCGCTTCCTTTTGATGACATTGAGACTGCTCTTTCCAAATTCGATGATGGACCTTTTTTCCTAGGCCAGTTCAGTTTG GTGGATATAGCTTACGCTCCTTTCATCGAAAGATTTCAGCCCTTTTTCTTAGAAGTAAAAAAATTTGACATTACTGACAGCAGGCCAAAACTTTGTGTATGGATTGAG GAGATGAACAAGATTGAGGCATACAGACAAACTCAACGCGACGCCAAGGAGCACGTTGAAAGCTACAAAAAACGTTTCTCGACATAA
- the LOC140805985 gene encoding glutathione S-transferase L3-like isoform X2 yields MATLNLSHQRYIPYYTHGSNTKCQKWSNLGLQLCFKNPIIFHASFGKSDIAVALSATGSGIVKEVLPPAFNSSSDPPTIFDGIPKLYISYSCPYAQRVWITRNYKGLQDKIKLVPIDLHNRPSWYKEKVYHENKVPALEHNNQVKGESLDLIRYIDSNFEGPSLFPSDPVKREFAEELLLFTNSFYKAVTTSLKEDKMNEAASLPFDDIETALSKFDDGPFFLGQFSLVDIAYAPFIERFQPFFLEVKKFDITDSRPKLCVWIEEMNKIEAYRQTQRDAKEHVESYKKRFST; encoded by the exons ATGGCCACTCTCAACTTAAGCCATCAACGCTATATCCCTTATTACACTCATGGCAGTAATACCAAATGCCAGAAATGGAGTAATCTTGGTCTCCAGTTGTGCTTCAAGAACCCAATAATTTTCCACGCTTCCTTTGGGAAAAGCGATATTGCAGTGGCACTATCAGCAACGGGTTCTGG AATTGTGAAGGAGGTCCTTCCACCTGCTTTTAATTCCTCTTCGGATCCGCCAACAATTTTTGATGGAATCCCCAA GCTGTATATATCTTACTCGTGCCCGTATGCTCAACGCGTGTGGATTACTCGGAATTATAAG GGATTGCAAGATAAGATAAAATTGGTCCCAATTGATCTTCACAACAGGCCATCTTGGTACAAGGAGAAAGTGTACCATGAAAATAAG GTGCCGGCCCTAGAACACAATAACCAAGTTAAGGGAGAGAGCCTCGACTTGATTCGATATATTGATAGTAACTTTGAAGGGCCTTCACTTTTTCCCAGT GATCCTGTAAAGAGAGAGTTTGCTGAAGAATTGCTTTTGTTCACCAACTCTTTCTACAAAGCTGTTACAACTTCTTTAAAAGAAGACAAAATGAACGAAGCtg CCTCGCTTCCTTTTGATGACATTGAGACTGCTCTTTCCAAATTCGATGATGGACCTTTTTTCCTAGGCCAGTTCAGTTTG GTGGATATAGCTTACGCTCCTTTCATCGAAAGATTTCAGCCCTTTTTCTTAGAAGTAAAAAAATTTGACATTACTGACAGCAGGCCAAAACTTTGTGTATGGATTGAG GAGATGAACAAGATTGAGGCATACAGACAAACTCAACGCGACGCCAAGGAGCACGTTGAAAGCTACAAAAAACGTTTCTCGACATAA
- the LOC140804391 gene encoding uncharacterized protein isoform X2, whose translation MNMEEEKRCPLCAEEMDWTDQQFKPCQCGYQVCVWCWHHIIDMAEKEETEGRCPACRTIYDKDKIVAMQTDCGRTVNKNSNRKNKPPKVKPKTTEVKKDLTNVRVIQRKMVYVIGLPLSLADEDLLQRKEYFGQYGKVDKVSLSRTAGGAIQQFVNETCSVYITYSREEEAIRCIQSVHGFVLEGRFLRASFGTAKYCHAWLKNMPCSNPACLYLHSIGADEDSFGKDEVAAVHTRSRVQQIVGAIDSVLTRSGDVLPPPVDDIYSSSSAFTDKFASQNTVGAIPGSVNGKGEIIFSLPSTEKQGGIAAPLKMTTFVDIVGRSNCPDLEKDGNVHEDRVLKLCSELSSVTTSGDIHGGQSYSFPNLFRVSSSNHIENGISKNIPDRQAREDSLLFEDQGSKDLYGPSQKSCFFHPSYAANVSEDSCGPALLQNKTNSLVDFSVDQNNEHNREDEASLPVRCVNSVLSDAWQEMKFQNSSKSDRIYRSSSSFSNDEIVEHLRRLDDGNLPNDDENSGLEAVESSIISNIMSMDFDPWERSSTKTNDASEFLDETRGLNGSSWNTLNSDQSAYSHFRKDGFGSQVVGSVLRDFGDNKEQYLRKPQYPGTRAQSLAPPGFAATSRDPPPGFSACERTGGMSRIPSGSPLVNTNSLSSTLLQLPSTEFSSSPDNVNFINPAMLSCGVVKPMNVQKIPGFEMMPISTPNRSAYEDDKKLWHMMQQQSLSAHTDSKLNQLFALQNPSLLHEFGNTNHMGNELSLDHIYGLSSRLVNQHQNYDTSFTQLSQQKYANGHISNTNGYHMRSFDDFQRKGGMPMTELGRNERLGVNKYFPGYGDLMFSSSDV comes from the exons TGAATAAAAATTCTAATCGCAAAAACAAGCCACCAAAGGTCAAGCCAAAGACTACTGAAGTAAAGAAGGATCTTACTAATGTCAGAGTCATTCAACGCAAAATGGTGTATGTGATTGGGCTACCTCTTAGTCTTGCCGATGAAGAT TTATTGCAGCGGAAAGAATATTTTGGTCAATATGGGAAAGTTGACAAGGTCTCTCTCTCAAGAACAGCTGGTGGTGCAATTCAGCAATTTGTCAATGAGACTTGCAGTGT ATACATAACTTACTCCAGAGAGGAGGAGGCAATTCGATGTATTCAATCAGTGCATGGTTTTGTGCTAGAAGGTAGATTTTTAAG AGCATCGTTTGGTACTGCAAAATATTGCCATGCTTGGCTGAAAAACATG CCTTGCAGCAATCCCGCTTGTTTATATTTGCATAGTATTGGAGCTGATGAAGATAGTTTTGGAAAAGATGAGGTTGCTGCAGTTCATACGAG GAGTAGGGTGCAACAAATTGTTGGTGCTATTGATAGTGTGTTAACACGGTCGGGGGATGTGTTGCCACCACCAGTGGATGATATCTACAGTAGTAGCAGTGCTTTTACTGACAAATTTGCATCCCAAAATACCGTG GGTGCAATTCCTGGCTCGGTAAATGGCAAAGGAGAAATTATTTTCTCACTTCCTTCCACAGAAAAGCAGGGAGGCATTGCAGCGCCCCTCAAAATGACAACTTTTGTCGATATAGTTGGCCGTTCTAATTGTCCCGATCTCGAAAAAGATGGAAATGTACATGAAGACAGGGTTTTAAAATTATGCTCCGAATTATCTTCAGTTACAACGAGCGGAGATATACATGGGGGACAGTCATATTCTTTTCCTAACCTCTTTAGAGTTTCATCATCTAATCACATTGAAAATGGAATATCTAAAAATATCCCAGATAGACAAGCCAGGGAAGATTCATTATTATTCGAAGATCAAGGATCTAAAGATCTCTATGGTCCAAGTCAAAAGTCTTGTTTTTTTCATCCATCTTATGCTGCAAACGTGTCGGAGGATTCCTGTGGTCCTGCATTGTTGCAGAATAAGACTAACAGTTTGGTAGACTTTAGCGTGGATCAGAATAATGAGCACAATCGTGAAGATGAGGCTTCTTTACCTGTCAGATGTGTAAATTCAGTATTAAGTGATGCATGGCAGGAGATGAAGTTCCAAAATTCTTCCAAATCAGATAGAATATATAGAAGCTCCAGTTCATTTTCCAATGACGAGATAGTAGAGCACCTGCGAAGACTCGATGATGGTAACTTGCCCAATGATGACGAAAATTCTGGTTTAGAAGCTGTGGAGAGCagtataatttcaaatatcatgTCCATGGATTTTGATCCGTGGGAAAGATCTTCGACAAAGACTAATGATGCATCAGAATTTCTTGATGAAACTCGTGGCTTGAATGGTTCTTCGTGGAACACCCTTAATAGTGATCAATCAGCTTATTCACATTTTAGAAAGGATGGCTTTGGGAGTCAAGTGGTTGGGTCTGTCCTTCGGGATTTTGGGGATAACAAGGAGCAGTATTTGCGCAAGCCTCAGTATCCAG GAACTAGAGCTCAAAGTTTGGCACCACCAGGGTTTGCAGCGACCTCTAGAGATCCACCTCCTGGGTTTTCTGCTTGCGAGAGGACAGGCGGCATGTCCCGTATCCCATCTG GAAGCCCTTTGGTGAATACTAATTCTTTGTCCAGCACTTTGCTTCAACTCCCTTCTACCGAATTCAGTAGCAGCCCCGATAATGTCAATTTCATCAATCCTGCCATGTTAAGCTGTGGTGTAGTTAAACCAATGAACGTCCAGAAAATCCCGGGCTTTGAAATGATGCCAATTAGTACACCAAATCGCAGTGCATATGAAGATGATAAAAAACTTTGGCATATGATGCAACAGCAATCATTATCTGCACATACAGACTCGAAACTCAATCAATTATTTGCCCTGCAAAATCCATCTCTGCTACATGAATTTGGTAATACCAATCATATGGGGAATGAACTTTCTCTAGACCATATTTATGGCTTGTCTTCAAGGTTAGTCAATCAACATCAGAATTATGACACTTCCTTCACGCAATTGTCACAGCAGAAATATGCAAACGGGCACATTTCAAATACAAATGGATACCACATGCGTAGTTTTGACGATTTTCAACGTAAAGGTGGCATGCCGATGACAGAACTTGGGAGAAACGAGAGATTAGGCGTAAACAAGTACTTTCCTGGGTATGGGGATCTAATGTTTAGTTCAAGTGATGTATAA
- the LOC140804391 gene encoding uncharacterized protein isoform X1, whose protein sequence is MNMEEEKRCPLCAEEMDWTDQQFKPCQCGYQVCVWCWHHIIDMAEKEETEGRCPACRTIYDKDKIVAMQTDCGRTVNKNSNRKNKPPKVKPKTTEVKKDLTNVRVIQRKMVYVIGLPLSLADEDLLQRKEYFGQYGKVDKVSLSRTAGGAIQQFVNETCSVYITYSREEEAIRCIQSVHGFVLEGRFLRASFGTAKYCHAWLKNMPCSNPACLYLHSIGADEDSFGKDEVAAVHTRSRVQQIVGAIDSVLTRSGDVLPPPVDDIYSSSSAFTDKFASQNTVGAIPGSVNGKGEIIFSLPSTEKQGGIAAPLKMTTFVDIVGRSNCPDLEKDGNVHEDRVLKLCSELSSVTTSGDIHGGQSYSFPNLFRVSSSNHIENGISKNIPDRQAREDSLLFEDQGSKDLYGPSQKSCFFHPSYAANVSEDSCGPALLQNKTNSLVDFSVDQNNEHNREDEASLPVRCVNSVLSDAWQEMKFQNSSKSDRIYRSSSSFSNDEIVEHLRRLDDGNLPNDDENSGLEAVESSIISNIMSMDFDPWERSSTKTNDASEFLDETRGLNGSSWNTLNSDQSAYSHFRKDGFGSQVVGSVLRDFGDNKEQYLRKPQYPALLTGTRAQSLAPPGFAATSRDPPPGFSACERTGGMSRIPSGSPLVNTNSLSSTLLQLPSTEFSSSPDNVNFINPAMLSCGVVKPMNVQKIPGFEMMPISTPNRSAYEDDKKLWHMMQQQSLSAHTDSKLNQLFALQNPSLLHEFGNTNHMGNELSLDHIYGLSSRLVNQHQNYDTSFTQLSQQKYANGHISNTNGYHMRSFDDFQRKGGMPMTELGRNERLGVNKYFPGYGDLMFSSSDV, encoded by the exons TGAATAAAAATTCTAATCGCAAAAACAAGCCACCAAAGGTCAAGCCAAAGACTACTGAAGTAAAGAAGGATCTTACTAATGTCAGAGTCATTCAACGCAAAATGGTGTATGTGATTGGGCTACCTCTTAGTCTTGCCGATGAAGAT TTATTGCAGCGGAAAGAATATTTTGGTCAATATGGGAAAGTTGACAAGGTCTCTCTCTCAAGAACAGCTGGTGGTGCAATTCAGCAATTTGTCAATGAGACTTGCAGTGT ATACATAACTTACTCCAGAGAGGAGGAGGCAATTCGATGTATTCAATCAGTGCATGGTTTTGTGCTAGAAGGTAGATTTTTAAG AGCATCGTTTGGTACTGCAAAATATTGCCATGCTTGGCTGAAAAACATG CCTTGCAGCAATCCCGCTTGTTTATATTTGCATAGTATTGGAGCTGATGAAGATAGTTTTGGAAAAGATGAGGTTGCTGCAGTTCATACGAG GAGTAGGGTGCAACAAATTGTTGGTGCTATTGATAGTGTGTTAACACGGTCGGGGGATGTGTTGCCACCACCAGTGGATGATATCTACAGTAGTAGCAGTGCTTTTACTGACAAATTTGCATCCCAAAATACCGTG GGTGCAATTCCTGGCTCGGTAAATGGCAAAGGAGAAATTATTTTCTCACTTCCTTCCACAGAAAAGCAGGGAGGCATTGCAGCGCCCCTCAAAATGACAACTTTTGTCGATATAGTTGGCCGTTCTAATTGTCCCGATCTCGAAAAAGATGGAAATGTACATGAAGACAGGGTTTTAAAATTATGCTCCGAATTATCTTCAGTTACAACGAGCGGAGATATACATGGGGGACAGTCATATTCTTTTCCTAACCTCTTTAGAGTTTCATCATCTAATCACATTGAAAATGGAATATCTAAAAATATCCCAGATAGACAAGCCAGGGAAGATTCATTATTATTCGAAGATCAAGGATCTAAAGATCTCTATGGTCCAAGTCAAAAGTCTTGTTTTTTTCATCCATCTTATGCTGCAAACGTGTCGGAGGATTCCTGTGGTCCTGCATTGTTGCAGAATAAGACTAACAGTTTGGTAGACTTTAGCGTGGATCAGAATAATGAGCACAATCGTGAAGATGAGGCTTCTTTACCTGTCAGATGTGTAAATTCAGTATTAAGTGATGCATGGCAGGAGATGAAGTTCCAAAATTCTTCCAAATCAGATAGAATATATAGAAGCTCCAGTTCATTTTCCAATGACGAGATAGTAGAGCACCTGCGAAGACTCGATGATGGTAACTTGCCCAATGATGACGAAAATTCTGGTTTAGAAGCTGTGGAGAGCagtataatttcaaatatcatgTCCATGGATTTTGATCCGTGGGAAAGATCTTCGACAAAGACTAATGATGCATCAGAATTTCTTGATGAAACTCGTGGCTTGAATGGTTCTTCGTGGAACACCCTTAATAGTGATCAATCAGCTTATTCACATTTTAGAAAGGATGGCTTTGGGAGTCAAGTGGTTGGGTCTGTCCTTCGGGATTTTGGGGATAACAAGGAGCAGTATTTGCGCAAGCCTCAGTATCCAG CTCTTCTTACAGGAACTAGAGCTCAAAGTTTGGCACCACCAGGGTTTGCAGCGACCTCTAGAGATCCACCTCCTGGGTTTTCTGCTTGCGAGAGGACAGGCGGCATGTCCCGTATCCCATCTG GAAGCCCTTTGGTGAATACTAATTCTTTGTCCAGCACTTTGCTTCAACTCCCTTCTACCGAATTCAGTAGCAGCCCCGATAATGTCAATTTCATCAATCCTGCCATGTTAAGCTGTGGTGTAGTTAAACCAATGAACGTCCAGAAAATCCCGGGCTTTGAAATGATGCCAATTAGTACACCAAATCGCAGTGCATATGAAGATGATAAAAAACTTTGGCATATGATGCAACAGCAATCATTATCTGCACATACAGACTCGAAACTCAATCAATTATTTGCCCTGCAAAATCCATCTCTGCTACATGAATTTGGTAATACCAATCATATGGGGAATGAACTTTCTCTAGACCATATTTATGGCTTGTCTTCAAGGTTAGTCAATCAACATCAGAATTATGACACTTCCTTCACGCAATTGTCACAGCAGAAATATGCAAACGGGCACATTTCAAATACAAATGGATACCACATGCGTAGTTTTGACGATTTTCAACGTAAAGGTGGCATGCCGATGACAGAACTTGGGAGAAACGAGAGATTAGGCGTAAACAAGTACTTTCCTGGGTATGGGGATCTAATGTTTAGTTCAAGTGATGTATAA